Proteins encoded in a region of the Populus nigra chromosome 3, ddPopNigr1.1, whole genome shotgun sequence genome:
- the LOC133689887 gene encoding methyl-CpG-binding domain-containing protein 2-like isoform X1 translates to MQTNGSDHIIFTNCVTGGFSFFFHVLKSIYRWLRHIQMQSHPEETIRMVKKEADCCTDSCHTGHLQSTLQEPIEVSSSNEDNSHDTGDIDDPSIEDSSKQLVLYDPVTNGAGQIEPVPQPIQFQRPFRRYSDPNVPSRVLPSVGTFTVQCAKCFKWRLIPTKKKYEELREHILEEPFFCETARGWRPDISCDDPTDITQDGSRLWAIDKPNIAQPPPGWQRLLRIRGEGSSKFADVYYQSPSGKRLRSMVEVQKYLIEHPEYMTFGVTLSQFSFQIPKPLQENYVRKRRPSLSASCDDTRHLQPGEGDFTELQLGKPALLSPPSSIQYSASPSFDRPVKKKAGTQSKQNYRTANPVCNQDDAKVEQLDQSRNSGSDL, encoded by the exons ATGCAAACCAACGGCTCCGATCACATCATCTTTACCAACTGT GTTACAGgaggattttcttttttttttcatgttttaaagaGCATATATAG GTGGTTAAGACATATTCAGATGCAGTCCCATCCTGAAGAAACTATCCGTATGGTAAAAAAGGAAGCAGATTGTTGCACTGATTCCTGTCACACAGGTCATTTGCAGAGCACTCTTCAGGAACCCATAGAAGTTTCTTCCTCAAACGAGGATAACTCTCATGATACAGGGGATATCGATGACCCATCAATTGAAGATTCCTCTAAACAGTTGGTCCTTTATGACCCTGTGACTAATGGTGCTGGTCAAATTGAACCTGTTCCTCAACCTATTCAGTTCCAGCGTCCATTTAGAAGATATTCAGACCCAAATGTGCCTTCTAGAGTCTTGCCATCTGTAGGAACTTTTACTGTACAATGTGCCAAATGTTTTAAGTGGAGACTCATCCCAACGAAGAAGAAATATGAAGAATTACGTGAACATATTCTAGAAGAGCCTTTTTTCTGTGAAACTGCTCGTGGGTGGCGACCTGATATATCATGTGATGATCCAACAGACATCACTCAAGATGGGAGTAGGCTGTGGGCTATTGACAAGCCTAACATAGCTCAACCCCCTCCTGGCTGGCAAAGGTTGCTGCGAATCAGGGGCGAAGGAAGTAGCAAATTTGCAGATGT GTACTATCAATCACCATCAGGCAAGAGACTTCGCTCAATGGTGGAAGTCCAAAA GTACTTAATTGAACATCCAGAGTATATGACATTTGGTGTAACTCTCTCACAGTTTTCATTTCAAATCCCAAAGCCTCTGCAGGAAAACTATGTGAGAAAAAGGCGTCCAAGTTTATCAGCTTCATGTGATGATACTAGACATCTTCAACCCGGTGAAG GTGATTTTACAGAACTCCAGCTTGGCAAGCCTGCGCTCTTATCTCCACCCTCGTCGATTCAGTACTCTGCTTCTCCTTCTTTTGATCGACCAGTAAAGAAGAAAGCCGGGACACAATCAAAACAGAATTACAGGACTGCCAATCCAGTATGTAATCAGGATGATGCGAAAGTTGAACAGCTTGATCAATCTAGAAACAGTGGTTCCGATTTGTGA
- the LOC133689887 gene encoding methyl-CpG-binding domain-containing protein 2-like isoform X2, producing MQSHPEETIRMVKKEADCCTDSCHTGHLQSTLQEPIEVSSSNEDNSHDTGDIDDPSIEDSSKQLVLYDPVTNGAGQIEPVPQPIQFQRPFRRYSDPNVPSRVLPSVGTFTVQCAKCFKWRLIPTKKKYEELREHILEEPFFCETARGWRPDISCDDPTDITQDGSRLWAIDKPNIAQPPPGWQRLLRIRGEGSSKFADVYYQSPSGKRLRSMVEVQKYLIEHPEYMTFGVTLSQFSFQIPKPLQENYVRKRRPSLSASCDDTRHLQPGEGDFTELQLGKPALLSPPSSIQYSASPSFDRPVKKKAGTQSKQNYRTANPVCNQDDAKVEQLDQSRNSGSDL from the exons ATGCAGTCCCATCCTGAAGAAACTATCCGTATGGTAAAAAAGGAAGCAGATTGTTGCACTGATTCCTGTCACACAGGTCATTTGCAGAGCACTCTTCAGGAACCCATAGAAGTTTCTTCCTCAAACGAGGATAACTCTCATGATACAGGGGATATCGATGACCCATCAATTGAAGATTCCTCTAAACAGTTGGTCCTTTATGACCCTGTGACTAATGGTGCTGGTCAAATTGAACCTGTTCCTCAACCTATTCAGTTCCAGCGTCCATTTAGAAGATATTCAGACCCAAATGTGCCTTCTAGAGTCTTGCCATCTGTAGGAACTTTTACTGTACAATGTGCCAAATGTTTTAAGTGGAGACTCATCCCAACGAAGAAGAAATATGAAGAATTACGTGAACATATTCTAGAAGAGCCTTTTTTCTGTGAAACTGCTCGTGGGTGGCGACCTGATATATCATGTGATGATCCAACAGACATCACTCAAGATGGGAGTAGGCTGTGGGCTATTGACAAGCCTAACATAGCTCAACCCCCTCCTGGCTGGCAAAGGTTGCTGCGAATCAGGGGCGAAGGAAGTAGCAAATTTGCAGATGT GTACTATCAATCACCATCAGGCAAGAGACTTCGCTCAATGGTGGAAGTCCAAAA GTACTTAATTGAACATCCAGAGTATATGACATTTGGTGTAACTCTCTCACAGTTTTCATTTCAAATCCCAAAGCCTCTGCAGGAAAACTATGTGAGAAAAAGGCGTCCAAGTTTATCAGCTTCATGTGATGATACTAGACATCTTCAACCCGGTGAAG GTGATTTTACAGAACTCCAGCTTGGCAAGCCTGCGCTCTTATCTCCACCCTCGTCGATTCAGTACTCTGCTTCTCCTTCTTTTGATCGACCAGTAAAGAAGAAAGCCGGGACACAATCAAAACAGAATTACAGGACTGCCAATCCAGTATGTAATCAGGATGATGCGAAAGTTGAACAGCTTGATCAATCTAGAAACAGTGGTTCCGATTTGTGA